One Triticum dicoccoides isolate Atlit2015 ecotype Zavitan chromosome 5B, WEW_v2.0, whole genome shotgun sequence genomic window carries:
- the LOC119306161 gene encoding putative coatomer subunit beta'-3: MSWSSDEMKLWDWDKAWECAQTFKCKHSGYICQVMFNPKNSNSFVTASANHMIEVWDFDSPQCKYTLSGHWDRVNCLDFFTHDNQQYLITGSSDCSAKIWDMHSNMCTHTLHASMSPVMSVMFHPNLQVLITGLEDGTVYLWSSTNFRLERIINPPVIEPPAWGFGWIYNIFSSPVSEHVWGLACSMKSKGFVFGRGETVAMVGVGNVNTQEESSHHSVAHIRADTTTQVSTLMKQTMSSLYASF, translated from the exons ATGTCATGGAGCTCTGATGAAATGAAGCTTTGGGATTGGGACAAAGCCTGGGAGTGCGCACAAACGTTCAAGTGCAAACACTCGGGTTATATTTGCCAAGTCATGTTTAACCCAAAAAACTCCAACAGTTTTGTCACTGCCTCAGCCAATCACATGATAGAG GTTTGGGATTTTGATTCTCCTCAATGTAAATACACACTCTCTGGGCACTGGGACAGAGTTAACTGCCTTGATTTCTTCACACATGACAATCAGCAGTATTTGATTACTGGCTCTAGTGATTGTAGCGCGAAG ATATGGGACATGCACAGCAATATGTGTACTCATACACTACACGCTTCCATGTCTCCGGTTATGTCTGTCATGTTTCATCCCAATCTTCAGGTTCTAATTACTGGTTTAGAAGATGGCACTGTTTATTTGTGGAGTTCAACTAATTTCAG GCTTGAGAGGATTATTAACCCTCCTGTAATTGAACCCCCTGCTTGGGGTTTCGGATGGATATACAATATTTTTAGCAGCCCCGTAAGTGAACATGTTTGGGGTCTCGCATGTTCGATGAAATCAAAAGG GTTTGTGTTTGGAAGAGGAGAGACGGTAGCAATGGTGGGTGTCGGCAATGTAAATACTCAGGAAGAATCAAGTCATCACAGTGTAGCGCATATAAGAGCTGACACAACTACTCAGGTGAGCACATTAATGAAACAGACAATGTCATCTCTATATGCTTCATTTTAA